In one Acidimicrobium ferrooxidans DSM 10331 genomic region, the following are encoded:
- the aroA gene encoding 3-phosphoshikimate 1-carboxyvinyltransferase has protein sequence MDLVIRPGAHAPSGVLEPPPDKSISHRALLGALLARGTTIVEGLSRALDVTATLEAIRAFGAVVSERANGTLEIDGPGIEGLVEPEGVIDVGNSGTLARLGLGVATLVPGLVVIDGDASVRRRPMARVIEPLRSLGAVIDARGGARWLPAAVRGARLAGGTIELRVASAQVKSALLLAGLGAASAVSVVEPVATRPHTEELLGLLGLEVDEEELADGRHRVSVVPGTPRPVERIVVARDPSAAAFFVVAAAATPGARLEVRGAYLGPTRTGYLDVLRRMGAEIEVLGRDTVIVRGAALGATTIVADEVPSLIDEVPVLAVAFAAARGTSRIEGAAELRVKESDRIETTARMLEAFGATVETSHDGFVVEGPTSPSGPVLVDSVRDHRIAMSAAVWAATQGIGARIRDAEWVATSYPGFVDDFVRLCEAVVRTED, from the coding sequence GTGGACCTCGTCATCCGGCCGGGTGCACATGCCCCCTCTGGCGTGCTCGAGCCGCCGCCCGACAAATCCATCAGCCATCGAGCGCTCCTCGGCGCGCTCCTCGCGCGGGGAACGACGATCGTCGAGGGCCTCTCGCGCGCGCTCGACGTCACCGCCACGCTCGAGGCGATCCGTGCCTTCGGGGCCGTCGTGTCGGAGCGTGCGAACGGCACCCTCGAGATCGACGGCCCCGGCATCGAGGGCCTCGTCGAGCCCGAAGGCGTGATCGACGTCGGCAACTCGGGAACCCTCGCGCGGCTCGGACTCGGGGTCGCGACGCTCGTGCCTGGCCTCGTGGTCATCGACGGGGATGCGTCGGTGCGCCGGCGGCCGATGGCACGCGTGATCGAGCCGCTGCGGAGCCTCGGCGCGGTGATCGACGCGCGAGGGGGGGCTCGCTGGCTGCCTGCTGCCGTGCGCGGCGCGCGGCTTGCGGGCGGGACCATCGAGCTGCGTGTCGCCTCGGCCCAGGTCAAGTCGGCCCTGCTGTTGGCTGGCCTTGGGGCGGCGTCGGCGGTGAGCGTCGTCGAGCCGGTCGCGACCCGTCCGCACACGGAAGAACTCCTCGGTCTGCTCGGTCTCGAGGTCGACGAGGAGGAGCTCGCCGATGGGCGACATCGGGTGAGCGTGGTGCCCGGCACACCGCGCCCCGTCGAGCGCATCGTGGTCGCGCGTGACCCCTCGGCTGCGGCCTTCTTCGTGGTGGCCGCGGCAGCGACCCCGGGAGCACGGCTCGAGGTTCGTGGTGCCTACCTGGGGCCGACGAGGACGGGCTATCTCGACGTGCTGCGGCGTATGGGCGCCGAGATCGAGGTGCTCGGACGCGACACGGTGATCGTGCGCGGCGCCGCGCTCGGCGCGACGACGATCGTCGCCGACGAGGTGCCGAGCCTGATCGACGAGGTCCCCGTGCTCGCCGTCGCCTTTGCTGCCGCTCGGGGCACGAGTCGCATCGAGGGAGCTGCGGAGCTACGCGTCAAGGAGTCCGACCGCATCGAGACGACGGCTCGGATGCTCGAGGCCTTCGGTGCGACGGTCGAGACCTCGCACGACGGCTTCGTGGTCGAGGGCCCGACGAGCCCCAGCGGGCCCGTCCTCGTGGATTCGGTGCGTGACCATCGGATCGCGATGAGTGCGGCCGTCTGGGCGGCCACCCAGGGCATCGGGGCGCGCATTCGCGACGCCGAGTGGGTCGCGACCAGCTACCCCGGCTTCGTCGACGATTTCGTGCGGTTGTGCGAGGCCGTCGTCCGAACCGAGGATTAG
- a CDS encoding GNAT family N-acetyltransferase — translation MSDVTIRSVGIDDVLEVRAAVLRPGKPADAARFRGDEDPRSLHLAASRADGSTIGVVTVVLEAPGPAAADVLAGTLDPEGRAWRLRGMAVVESAQRRGIGRMLVSEALERLTAEERGPRGMFLHARAWVLGFYERLGFTGVGASFEVPGVGPHVMMVMRFDGANEPR, via the coding sequence GTGAGCGACGTCACGATCCGCAGTGTCGGGATCGACGACGTGCTCGAGGTGCGCGCGGCCGTGCTGCGGCCGGGCAAGCCCGCCGATGCTGCGCGCTTTCGGGGGGACGAGGATCCTCGGAGCCTCCACCTCGCGGCCTCGCGTGCGGATGGTTCGACCATCGGCGTCGTGACTGTGGTCCTCGAGGCCCCTGGCCCTGCTGCGGCAGACGTGCTCGCGGGGACGCTCGATCCTGAGGGACGGGCCTGGCGCCTGCGGGGCATGGCGGTGGTCGAGTCGGCGCAGCGTCGCGGGATCGGTCGCATGCTCGTCTCCGAGGCGCTGGAGCGGTTGACGGCCGAGGAGCGCGGCCCCCGCGGGATGTTCCTGCACGCGAGAGCGTGGGTGCTCGGCTTCTACGAACGTCTTGGTTTCACGGGCGTCGGGGCGTCGTTCGAGGTTCCCGGCGTCGGTCCGCACGTCATGATGGTGATGAGGTTCGATGGGGCCAACGAGCCTCGCTGA
- the scpB gene encoding SMC-Scp complex subunit ScpB: MTDERAPGAADPAELGAAIEAVVGACGSVAIGELAELLERDVAEIEAQIAAAEAAPARGVRVRVRDGFAVFEVVPEYAALARRALGVADRRLSRAALEALAVVAYLQPVTRAQVSEVRGVVSDGVVRTLLERGLIEEVPSSDPVAFRTTTAFLVRAGLGSIEELPPLGRYVPSAAEVAELETEVRGQS, translated from the coding sequence ATGACTGACGAGCGCGCGCCTGGCGCCGCCGATCCGGCCGAGCTCGGCGCAGCGATCGAGGCGGTGGTCGGCGCCTGCGGGTCCGTCGCGATCGGCGAACTCGCCGAGCTCCTCGAGCGCGACGTCGCCGAGATCGAGGCGCAGATCGCGGCCGCCGAGGCCGCCCCCGCTCGGGGGGTACGCGTGCGCGTTCGGGATGGGTTTGCGGTCTTCGAGGTAGTGCCGGAGTACGCGGCGCTCGCTCGTCGGGCGCTCGGGGTCGCGGACCGGCGCCTCTCGCGAGCTGCGCTCGAGGCGCTCGCCGTCGTCGCGTATCTGCAGCCGGTGACGCGCGCGCAGGTGAGCGAGGTCCGCGGCGTCGTCTCGGACGGAGTCGTGCGGACGCTCCTCGAGCGTGGCCTCATCGAAGAGGTCCCCTCGAGTGACCCTGTCGCCTTTCGAACGACGACGGCGTTCCTGGTGCGTGCGGGGCTCGGCTCCATCGAGGAGCTGCCGCCGCTCGGTCGCTACGTGCCGAGCGCGGCCGAGGTGGCCGAGCTCGAGACCGAGGTGCGCGGCCAGTCGTGA
- the ispH gene encoding 4-hydroxy-3-methylbut-2-enyl diphosphate reductase: MAVDKVLLAAPRGFCAGVERAIGALGWMLRIFEPPVYCYHEIVHNRLVVEAFEAAGVVFVDDVESVPPGRPVMLSAHGTAPEVLEAARQRCPIVVDAVCPLVTKVHHEIRTRAQRGYQIVYVGHRGHEEAIGATAEAPEAVTFVETPEEARAITLGDGPVALLAQTTLAVPEWEAIAAIVASQTPNLWQPGRSDLCYATTNRQAAVRALAERVDAMVVVGSANSSNTRALERVATSAGVGHVERVNRPSELVGPFEGIVGVTAGASAAESVVKDVVAALAPRLGVEEISVLEEDEFFPLPPDLRDLIGALAGVVAVATGVSPEGALPERESAEAILAALDTRHR, encoded by the coding sequence ATGGCCGTCGACAAGGTCCTGCTCGCCGCTCCTCGTGGTTTTTGTGCCGGGGTCGAGCGGGCCATCGGCGCCCTCGGCTGGATGCTGCGCATCTTCGAACCGCCCGTGTACTGCTACCACGAGATCGTGCACAACCGCCTCGTGGTCGAGGCGTTCGAAGCAGCAGGCGTCGTCTTCGTCGACGACGTCGAGAGCGTCCCCCCTGGTCGCCCGGTCATGCTGTCTGCCCACGGGACCGCCCCCGAGGTCCTCGAGGCGGCGCGCCAACGCTGTCCCATCGTCGTCGATGCCGTCTGTCCGCTCGTCACGAAGGTCCACCACGAGATCCGAACGCGAGCCCAGCGCGGCTACCAGATCGTCTACGTCGGTCATCGTGGCCACGAGGAGGCCATCGGCGCCACCGCCGAAGCTCCCGAAGCCGTCACCTTCGTCGAGACGCCAGAGGAGGCTCGCGCCATCACCCTCGGCGACGGGCCGGTCGCGCTGCTCGCCCAGACCACGCTCGCCGTGCCCGAATGGGAGGCGATCGCCGCCATCGTCGCCAGCCAGACGCCCAACCTCTGGCAGCCGGGCCGCTCCGACCTGTGCTACGCCACCACGAACCGACAGGCGGCCGTTCGGGCGCTTGCAGAGCGTGTCGACGCCATGGTCGTGGTCGGATCTGCGAACTCCTCGAACACCCGCGCTCTCGAGCGCGTCGCCACGAGCGCCGGCGTGGGCCACGTCGAGCGCGTCAACCGCCCGAGCGAGCTCGTCGGCCCGTTCGAGGGCATCGTGGGCGTCACCGCCGGGGCATCGGCTGCGGAGTCCGTCGTCAAAGATGTGGTGGCCGCACTCGCGCCGCGGCTGGGCGTCGAGGAGATCAGCGTCCTCGAGGAGGACGAGTTCTTCCCACTCCCTCCCGATCTGCGCGACCTCATCGGTGCGCTCGCGGGCGTCGTCGCGGTTGCAACAGGCGTCTCCCCAGAGGGCGCACTGCCCGAGCGAGAGTCCGCCGAGGCGATACTCGCCGCACTCGACACTCGCCACCGCTAG
- a CDS encoding DUF512 domain-containing protein, whose amino-acid sequence MPRPHLLFVEPDSPAGRAGLAPGDVLVAVNGVEPRDVIEYRQLIDDADPVLEVERGGVSLEVAVDKAAGMPLGAELSDAVFDGVTTCDNHCEFCFIYQLPKGLRRTLYVKDDDYRLSFLYGNFTTLTRFTEADFERVVTERLGPLYVSVHATNPALRASMLRNPRGAVSLRWLVALVEAGVEVHAQVVLVPERNDADELEATLAELALLAPGLASIGVVPYGVSRFSREHLRAHTPDEARRAVEIIERYDRWARDRRAPRAWAADELYLVGGVEFPPLEDYAGLPQLENGIGLARAFEAEFLGARSPSTEPASGFFRAIEGAPALGYRATRVELSGRRRPGPATAVVTSSYGAAVLRPLLERHGYGDVRVVEVANEYFGGNVGVAGLLAGSDVARAVADAPEDRLLLPDVCLSGGRFIDGVALDELDPRLEVVATNGSALRWAIRVGRAA is encoded by the coding sequence GTGCCTCGTCCTCACCTGCTCTTCGTCGAGCCTGACTCGCCTGCGGGCCGCGCCGGTCTCGCGCCCGGCGACGTGCTGGTCGCGGTGAACGGCGTGGAGCCTCGGGACGTCATCGAGTACCGCCAGCTCATCGACGACGCAGACCCGGTGCTCGAGGTCGAGCGAGGCGGTGTGTCGCTCGAGGTGGCCGTCGACAAGGCGGCGGGCATGCCGCTCGGGGCGGAGCTCTCTGACGCCGTGTTCGACGGGGTGACCACCTGCGACAACCACTGCGAGTTCTGCTTCATCTACCAACTGCCGAAGGGCTTGCGACGGACGCTGTACGTCAAGGACGACGACTATCGCCTCTCGTTCCTCTACGGCAACTTCACGACGCTCACGCGTTTCACCGAGGCGGACTTCGAACGGGTCGTCACCGAACGCCTGGGGCCCCTCTACGTCTCGGTGCATGCCACGAACCCCGCGCTGCGGGCGTCGATGCTGCGTAACCCGCGTGGCGCGGTGTCGCTGCGCTGGCTGGTCGCGCTCGTCGAGGCGGGCGTCGAGGTGCATGCGCAGGTCGTGCTCGTGCCGGAGCGCAACGACGCGGACGAGCTCGAGGCGACCTTGGCCGAGCTGGCGCTCCTCGCACCGGGCCTTGCGAGCATCGGGGTCGTGCCCTACGGCGTGTCGCGCTTCAGCCGCGAGCACCTGCGTGCCCACACCCCCGACGAGGCACGCCGGGCGGTCGAGATCATCGAGCGCTACGACCGCTGGGCCCGCGATCGGCGTGCGCCCCGTGCCTGGGCCGCCGACGAGCTCTACCTGGTCGGGGGGGTCGAGTTCCCGCCGCTCGAGGACTACGCCGGTCTGCCTCAGCTCGAGAACGGTATCGGGCTCGCGAGGGCCTTCGAGGCCGAGTTCCTCGGCGCCAGGTCGCCGTCGACGGAGCCCGCGAGCGGGTTCTTTCGGGCGATCGAGGGAGCCCCGGCCCTCGGCTACCGAGCGACGCGCGTCGAGCTCTCGGGTCGGCGGCGCCCAGGCCCAGCAACGGCCGTCGTCACATCCAGCTATGGAGCAGCCGTGCTGCGCCCGCTCCTCGAGCGCCATGGCTACGGCGATGTTCGTGTCGTCGAGGTGGCGAACGAGTATTTCGGCGGCAACGTGGGGGTCGCAGGCCTCCTCGCGGGCAGCGACGTGGCTCGAGCGGTCGCAGACGCCCCTGAGGATCGGCTCCTGCTGCCGGACGTGTGTCTGTCCGGGGGTCGGTTCATCGACGGCGTCGCTCTCGATGAACTCGACCCGCGGCTCGAGGTCGTCGCGACGAACGGGAGCGCGCTGCGGTGGGCGATCCGCGTGGGGAGAGCAGCATGA
- a CDS encoding (d)CMP kinase — MEARSRHDGAVAQRRRLVIAIDGLSGTGKSTLAVRLADDLKIACINTGLYFRFAAHLAEAEGLAPAEVAEELRRVGDPLARYREAEALGARLRDPTLTEVLAVLTQDRLVRDAVLALERADIHALGSAVVEGRDIGTVVVPDAELKLFLVARDAVRVARRHDEGVAVLARDRVNARRAVAPALPAADAIVVDTSDVSVAALAVRVGELVAALSEVPA; from the coding sequence GTGGAGGCGAGATCTCGGCACGATGGGGCCGTAGCCCAGCGCCGCCGTCTCGTGATCGCGATCGACGGCCTCTCAGGGACCGGTAAGTCGACTCTCGCGGTGCGGCTCGCCGACGATCTCAAGATTGCCTGTATCAACACGGGGCTCTACTTCCGTTTCGCTGCGCACCTCGCCGAGGCCGAGGGGTTGGCACCGGCGGAGGTGGCCGAAGAGCTCCGGCGCGTCGGCGACCCGCTCGCTCGCTACCGCGAGGCCGAAGCGCTCGGCGCGCGCCTGCGCGATCCCACACTCACCGAGGTGCTTGCCGTGCTGACGCAAGATCGCCTGGTTCGTGACGCCGTCCTCGCGCTCGAGCGAGCCGACATCCACGCGCTCGGTTCGGCGGTCGTCGAGGGTCGTGACATCGGGACGGTCGTCGTTCCCGACGCCGAGCTCAAGCTGTTCCTCGTCGCGCGGGACGCGGTGCGTGTGGCGAGGAGACACGACGAGGGTGTCGCGGTGCTCGCGCGGGATCGGGTCAACGCACGCCGCGCTGTGGCGCCGGCGTTGCCTGCCGCCGATGCGATCGTCGTCGACACGTCGGACGTCTCCGTTGCAGCACTCGCCGTGCGGGTGGGCGAACTCGTGGCGGCGCTCTCGGAGGTGCCTGCGTGA
- the der gene encoding ribosome biogenesis GTPase Der gives MKRVVIVGRPNVGKSSLFNRVVGRREAVVEERPKVTRDAKEATIDWEGAPLAIVDTGGYLAGADGLDAAVSAAVEAALRRADLALVVVDARVPPTEEDAAIARVVRRAKVPSILVANKVDSPGHEPAIWEHLALGVGEPVPVSAMHGRGVFELLDLVARRLDLTAAEEPEAAPAADVAVAIVGRPNVGKSSLFNRLVGEPRAIVYDQPGTTVDTLDTVVETDEGRIRFVDTAGLRRRSRYESGTEYFSMVRTLAAIDAADVSLLVIDATEGVTGWDQRLVERIDAAGSPVVVVLNKWDQLDAEAKDRIERDVEDRLAFVTGLDPVRISALTGRGVHRVLPAIFAARADYERRVPTGQLNRFLNELQSEHPPPAGRILYAVQGATRPPTFTLFANRSLPPPYLRFLEHRIREAFEMDATPIKLRVRRRGA, from the coding sequence ATGAAGCGCGTCGTGATCGTCGGGCGCCCGAACGTCGGCAAGTCCAGCCTGTTCAACCGCGTGGTGGGACGACGAGAGGCGGTGGTCGAGGAACGGCCCAAGGTGACGCGGGATGCGAAGGAGGCGACCATCGACTGGGAGGGGGCGCCGCTGGCGATCGTCGACACCGGCGGCTACCTCGCGGGCGCAGACGGTCTCGATGCTGCGGTGTCGGCTGCGGTGGAGGCGGCGCTCCGGCGGGCGGATCTCGCGCTCGTGGTCGTCGATGCGCGTGTGCCCCCCACCGAGGAGGACGCAGCCATCGCCCGCGTGGTGCGCCGCGCCAAGGTGCCCTCGATCCTCGTCGCGAACAAGGTGGACAGCCCTGGGCATGAGCCGGCCATCTGGGAGCACTTGGCGCTCGGGGTCGGCGAGCCGGTGCCGGTGTCGGCGATGCACGGTCGTGGTGTCTTCGAGCTGCTCGATCTCGTTGCACGGCGACTCGACCTCACCGCGGCGGAGGAGCCGGAGGCGGCGCCGGCAGCCGACGTTGCCGTCGCGATCGTGGGGCGGCCGAACGTCGGCAAGTCGAGCCTGTTCAACCGACTGGTTGGCGAGCCGCGGGCCATCGTCTATGACCAGCCGGGCACGACCGTCGACACCTTGGATACGGTCGTCGAGACCGACGAGGGTCGCATCCGCTTCGTTGACACCGCTGGGCTCCGGCGCCGCAGCCGCTACGAGTCGGGCACTGAGTACTTCTCGATGGTGCGCACGCTGGCGGCGATCGATGCGGCCGACGTGTCGCTGCTCGTGATCGACGCGACCGAGGGCGTCACCGGATGGGATCAGCGCCTCGTCGAGCGCATCGACGCCGCGGGCTCACCGGTCGTCGTCGTGCTGAACAAGTGGGACCAGCTCGACGCCGAGGCCAAGGACCGCATCGAGCGTGACGTCGAGGACCGACTGGCTTTCGTGACGGGGCTCGATCCGGTTCGGATCTCGGCACTCACGGGCCGCGGCGTGCATCGAGTGCTGCCGGCGATCTTCGCGGCTCGGGCCGACTACGAGCGTCGCGTGCCGACGGGCCAGCTCAATCGCTTCTTGAACGAGCTCCAGTCGGAGCACCCCCCGCCCGCCGGGCGCATCCTCTACGCGGTACAGGGGGCGACGCGGCCGCCGACCTTCACACTCTTTGCGAACCGCAGCCTCCCGCCGCCGTACCTGCGATTCCTCGAGCACCGGATCCGAGAGGCCTTCGAGATGGATGCGACGCCGATCAAGCTCAGGGTGCGTCGCCGCGGGGCGTGA
- the aroH gene encoding chorismate mutase, with the protein MALRGLRGATTLDEDTPEAMRERVQELVSRMLAANGIGKEQLVSILFTATDDLHSLFPATAAREIGLGDVPLICARELDIVGGTQRCVRVLMHLEDERPRSAFHHVYLHGAVGLRDDLPA; encoded by the coding sequence ATGGCGCTACGGGGGTTGCGGGGAGCGACGACGCTTGACGAGGACACGCCCGAGGCGATGCGCGAGCGTGTCCAGGAGCTCGTGAGCCGCATGCTGGCGGCGAACGGCATCGGCAAGGAGCAGCTCGTCTCGATCCTCTTCACCGCGACCGACGATCTGCACTCGCTCTTTCCTGCCACCGCAGCCCGCGAGATCGGCCTTGGTGACGTGCCGTTGATCTGCGCGCGCGAGCTCGACATCGTGGGGGGAACCCAGCGGTGCGTGCGCGTGCTGATGCACCTCGAAGACGAGCGACCCCGGAGCGCCTTCCACCACGTCTACCTCCATGGCGCGGTCGGTCTGCGAGACGACCTGCCGGCCTAG
- a CDS encoding pseudouridine synthase, which yields MSAESVKVHVLLARAGCGSRRVLEDAIRDGRVRINGEVATIGARVRPGVDRVEFDGLEIATEEQREYWLLNKPRGVVSSVVDPEGRPTVRSLVATTSRVYPVGRLDVDSEGLLILTNDGPLTYQLTHPRFHVPKEYLVWVDRPVPRRLGRELREGVEVDGELLRASSVGTVGPRLVRIVLTEGRNRQIRRMVGAVGLSVERLVRVRIGPLVDPHLPPGVARRLEPRELARLRRAIGAASLSAHGATGVAGSDDA from the coding sequence GTGAGCGCCGAGTCGGTCAAGGTGCACGTCCTGCTCGCGCGAGCTGGCTGCGGTTCGCGTCGGGTCCTCGAGGACGCGATTCGCGACGGTCGGGTGCGGATCAACGGCGAGGTTGCCACGATCGGTGCGCGGGTGCGTCCGGGCGTCGACCGTGTGGAGTTCGATGGCCTCGAGATCGCGACCGAGGAGCAGCGCGAGTACTGGCTCCTCAACAAGCCGCGCGGCGTGGTGTCGTCGGTGGTCGATCCCGAGGGGCGCCCGACCGTACGCTCGCTGGTGGCGACCACGTCGAGGGTGTATCCGGTGGGGCGTCTCGACGTCGACAGCGAGGGTCTGTTGATCCTCACGAACGACGGCCCGCTCACCTACCAGCTGACCCATCCGCGGTTTCACGTGCCCAAGGAATACCTCGTGTGGGTCGATCGGCCCGTGCCGAGACGCCTCGGGCGGGAACTGCGCGAAGGGGTCGAGGTCGACGGTGAGCTCCTTCGTGCCTCATCCGTCGGTACGGTCGGTCCGAGGCTGGTGCGCATCGTCCTCACCGAAGGCCGCAACCGCCAGATCCGTCGGATGGTGGGCGCGGTCGGACTCAGCGTTGAGCGGTTGGTGCGGGTGCGGATCGGTCCGCTCGTCGACCCTCACCTCCCTCCGGGGGTCGCGCGCCGACTCGAGCCGCGTGAGCTCGCACGCCTGCGTCGTGCGATCGGGGCCGCTAGCCTGTCGGCCCATGGCGCTACGGGGGTTGCGGGGAGCGACGACGCTTGA
- the pspAB gene encoding PspA-associated protein PspAB → MGFFDTLFGRTKVAQPKVDALFALPGAAITLEVAANLTSDGWGAVVFKPASGAAFANTEHEFRDVLAELTDTTVTQATDGFGYRWVLLRAADLETLVTAVHAVNRSLEDHGFGPQLLCSLFAFHDTTGAQPVFWVYLYKRGTFYPFVPTGHEQRDNERELSLKAVVGSDLPVEEDLTRWFPLWDIPDPPPAAAQDGTGSTT, encoded by the coding sequence GTGGGGTTCTTCGACACCCTCTTCGGCCGCACCAAGGTGGCCCAGCCCAAGGTGGACGCCCTCTTCGCGCTCCCGGGGGCAGCGATCACGCTCGAGGTCGCCGCCAACCTCACGAGCGACGGATGGGGCGCGGTGGTCTTCAAGCCCGCCTCGGGAGCCGCCTTCGCGAACACCGAGCACGAGTTCCGCGACGTGCTCGCCGAGCTGACCGACACGACGGTCACGCAGGCCACCGATGGCTTCGGCTATCGCTGGGTCCTCCTTCGCGCCGCGGATCTCGAGACCCTGGTCACGGCCGTGCACGCCGTGAACCGGAGCCTCGAGGACCATGGATTCGGCCCTCAGCTCCTCTGCTCACTGTTCGCCTTCCATGACACCACAGGCGCCCAGCCCGTCTTCTGGGTCTACCTCTACAAGCGCGGCACCTTCTACCCATTCGTCCCCACCGGCCACGAACAACGTGACAACGAGCGCGAACTGTCACTGAAGGCGGTGGTGGGCTCCGATCTCCCCGTCGAAGAGGACCTGACGCGCTGGTTCCCCCTGTGGGACATCCCCGACCCGCCACCTGCCGCCGCCCAAGACGGCACGGGCTCGACGACCTAA
- a CDS encoding lysophospholipid acyltransferase family protein has translation MIEVGSLAQRAFYRGARELVRLANRAMFAVAVGFEEALPPAPYILAPTHRSNLDTPFIGSITGEPMTYMAKSGVMEAPGFGALLRLLGGFPVHREATDREAIELALAALGSGRSLVVFPEGTRRRGERVEGIEEGAAYLALRAGVPVVPAAIAGSERAMRPGSALILPAPVAIEVGRALWPGEVRASWAGRVRRQEIRQLSEMLESELNRLLAAARRSRALIVASGRRVASDPTQLPKLPPVHERSIRLDGTQAI, from the coding sequence GTGATCGAGGTCGGCTCGTTGGCCCAGCGGGCCTTCTACCGCGGCGCGCGCGAGCTCGTCCGGCTGGCCAATCGGGCCATGTTCGCTGTCGCGGTCGGGTTCGAGGAGGCGCTGCCCCCGGCGCCCTACATCCTCGCGCCGACGCATCGCTCGAATCTCGACACGCCCTTCATCGGCTCGATCACGGGCGAGCCGATGACCTACATGGCCAAGTCCGGCGTCATGGAGGCACCGGGTTTCGGCGCGCTTCTGCGGCTGCTCGGTGGATTCCCGGTGCACCGCGAAGCGACCGATCGGGAGGCGATCGAGCTCGCGCTCGCGGCGCTCGGCAGCGGGCGCTCGCTCGTGGTGTTCCCCGAAGGGACGCGCCGTCGCGGCGAGCGCGTGGAGGGCATCGAGGAGGGAGCGGCCTACCTCGCCTTGCGGGCGGGCGTGCCGGTCGTGCCGGCGGCCATCGCCGGGTCGGAGCGGGCGATGCGCCCTGGATCTGCACTGATCCTCCCGGCTCCCGTGGCGATCGAGGTTGGTCGAGCCCTCTGGCCCGGCGAAGTTCGCGCATCCTGGGCCGGGCGCGTTCGGCGCCAGGAGATCCGCCAGCTCAGCGAGATGCTCGAGTCCGAGCTCAATCGGCTCCTCGCTGCGGCTCGACGCTCGCGAGCCCTCATCGTCGCCTCCGGGCGGCGGGTGGCGTCTGATCCGACGCAGCTGCCGAAGCTCCCTCCGGTCCATGAGCGTTCGATCCGTCTCGACGGGACGCAGGCGATCTGA
- the htpX gene encoding zinc metalloprotease HtpX, with the protein MKELGVSRTTRFAKDRGLTARMTFTIFLLGLVYVLFFGLLIAVGVGALTVVVIAAIFLFVQYFYADKIALFGMRGHLVTEDQEPQLYQIVERLAALADMPMPKIAVSELDIPNAFATGRSPSKAVVCVTRGLQRRLSPQELEAVLSHELSHVAHRDVAVMTIASFIGVLAGLLIRVMFYSELFSGGLGYGGGRGRGGQMQGGGQLVAVEMLIMLVSAIVYAISFLLIRALSRYRELAADRSGAILIGRPALLKSALLRISGAMGQIPTRDLRSAQAFNAFFFTPAIAPRGGIGLGELFSTHPSLEKRIAQLDALERQLGTAE; encoded by the coding sequence ATGAAGGAGTTGGGTGTGAGCAGAACGACTCGCTTTGCCAAGGATCGCGGGTTGACGGCACGGATGACCTTCACCATCTTCCTCCTCGGGCTGGTGTACGTCCTGTTCTTCGGACTGCTCATCGCCGTCGGCGTCGGCGCGCTCACCGTGGTCGTCATCGCGGCGATCTTCCTCTTCGTGCAGTACTTCTACGCCGACAAGATCGCGCTCTTCGGCATGCGTGGCCACCTCGTCACCGAGGACCAGGAGCCGCAGCTCTACCAGATCGTCGAGCGACTCGCCGCCCTCGCTGACATGCCCATGCCGAAGATCGCCGTGTCGGAACTCGACATCCCGAACGCCTTCGCCACCGGCCGGAGCCCGTCGAAGGCGGTCGTGTGTGTGACGCGCGGCCTCCAGCGCCGCCTCTCCCCCCAAGAGCTCGAGGCGGTCCTCTCCCACGAGCTCAGCCACGTCGCCCATCGAGACGTCGCCGTCATGACCATCGCATCGTTCATCGGCGTGCTCGCCGGCCTGCTGATCCGGGTGATGTTCTACTCCGAGCTCTTCTCGGGTGGGTTGGGCTACGGCGGGGGACGTGGTCGTGGGGGGCAGATGCAAGGCGGCGGCCAACTCGTCGCCGTCGAGATGCTGATCATGCTCGTCTCGGCGATCGTGTACGCCATCAGCTTCCTCCTCATCCGCGCGCTCAGCCGCTACCGCGAACTGGCTGCCGATCGCTCCGGCGCGATCCTCATCGGGCGTCCCGCGCTCCTGAAGTCGGCGCTCTTGCGCATCTCGGGCGCCATGGGACAGATCCCGACGCGGGACCTCCGAAGCGCCCAGGCGTTCAACGCGTTCTTCTTCACCCCGGCGATCGCACCTCGCGGTGGCATCGGCCTCGGCGAGCTGTTCTCGACCCATCCCTCGCTCGAGAAGCGCATCGCCCAACTGGATGCGCTCGAGCGCCAACTCGGTACGGCGGAGTAG